The following is a genomic window from Burkholderia oklahomensis C6786.
AGGATTACTGCTTCTTCCCAGATTGGTCGCGTTGCGAAGCAGCGCGACAACCCTCTTTGCCTGATGACCATAGCGAGTCGGTCCCACCCCTTCCCATCCCGAACAGGACCGTGAAACGACTCTACGCCGATGATAGTGCGGATTGCCCGTGTGAAAGTAGGTAATCGTCAGGCTCCCCCTCTCAAAACCCCCGCCCTGTCAGGCGGGGGTTTTGTCTTTCTTGCGCTCGCATCACGCGGATGGCCTCGGCCTGCCGCCCACGACTCCCCCCGCCACGCCGCCGGACAGCGCCCCTCTTCTTACCCAAGCTTCTGCTCCAGTCAGGCACCAACGTACGGCTTGGCCGCCCGGCCGTGTAGATTGTCAATTACGATGGCTGCCCGAGCGACAACTATCTTGACTGGTCGGCGGAGTGAGTTGCCGCTCCTTCCGATTCTGGTTGGGGTAATTGACGTCGCCGCGCGCTTGTTGTCGGCGCTGCGACGTTGGTAGCTTTCCACGTTCAACTCGAAGATCATCGAGTGGTGGACGAGACGATCGATGGCGGCCACCGCCTAATTCGGTCAACGGTCGATAAACCTCACGCTGAGGCGTCGTGCAGGGACACTTTTCCTGCCGTCTTAATTTTGGCAGCCTAGGGAACCGCCGTTTTTCCTCCTTTGTTTGGACGCTTGCCGGCGACGGCTGTCAGGCATCGCAATCGTCAGCTCCAGGCGCCTATTGGCTTCAGGCGAAGGAGAAGGGTGGCTGAGTCAAGAAAATTCGCTTAAAAACTCTAACAAAATGAGTGTTTGGGGGCTGTTAACCCGCCGCGCGTTTTGTTAACCTCTTCGTTGTTTCGCTGACGAGGAGGCCATGGCCAAACCGATACTCGATGACGAACTGTGGTCACTGATCCAACCACTGCTGCCTCCACCGAAGTCACGCCGTACGCGATACCCGGGCCGCAAGCCGCTGGACGATCGCGCCGTGCTGACCGGCATCCTGTTTGTGCTGCAATCCGGTATTCCCTGGGAAATGCTTCCGCAGGAAATGGGCTGCGGCTCGGGCATGAGCTGCTGGCGCAGACTGCGCGACTGGCAACAGGCGGGCGTCTGGGACCGGCTGCACGAAGTATTGCTGGCGAAACTTCGTGCAGCCGATCGCATCGACTGGTCGCGTGTGGTTATCGATTCGTCCTCCATTCGTGCAGTGGGATCGGGTCAAAAACAGGACCCAATCCCACTGATCGGGCGCGACCCGGTTCAAAGCACCATCTCGTTACCGAAGCGCAGGGCATCCCGCTCGCGCTGATCCTCACGGGTGCCAATCGCAACGACGTCACCCAACTGCTGCCTCTGATCGAGGCCATTCCGCCCATTCGTGGCAAGCGCGGGAGGCCTCTGTCAAAGCCCGTCGTTGTGCAGGCCGATCGCGGTTACGACCACGACAAATATCGTAAGCCCTTGCACGCTGCCGGTATCGCCACGCAGATCGCACGCCGTGGTGAGCCCCACGGCAGCGGCCTCGGCAAGACCCGGTGGGTCGTCGAGCGCACCTTCGCGTGGCTGCACAACTTCAGACGCCTGCGCATTCG
Proteins encoded in this region:
- a CDS encoding IS5 family transposase (programmed frameshift), with the protein product MAKPILDDELWSLIQPLLPPPKSRRTRYPGRKPLDDRAVLTGILFVLQSGIPWEMLPQEMGCGSGMSCWRRLRDWQQAGVWDRLHEVLLAKLRAADRIDWSRVVIDSSSIRAVGSGPKTGPNPTDRARPGSKHHLVTEAQGIPLALILTGANRNDVTQLLPLIEAIPPIRGKRGRPLSKPVVVQADRGYDHDKYRKPLHAAGIATQIARRGEPHGSGLGKTRWVVERTFAWLHNFRRLRIRFERLASIHEAFMKIAACIICWRHLQKSFC